In one window of Mobiluncus massiliensis DNA:
- the era gene encoding GTPase Era, producing MDNVNFPDLEALDAAGDEGSPDLAAGSAGLFTRDWPEDFRAGFAAVIGRPNVGKSTLINAMVGRKIAITSARPETTRRVVRGIVHRPDFQLILVDTPGIHRPRTLLGQRLNDMVEDAFSEVDAAVFCVPADQPIGPGDRRIVDTQLKTAHFPAIAVVTKTDVASREQVAEQLMAVSQLYDFAEIVPISARQGTQVQTLIDLLGQRLPLSPPLYPRDQVTDEDDTAMISELIREAALESLSQELPHSLAVQVEEIIKQPGRSGNGEIWKIHVNLFVERDSQKAIVIGRKGSRLKEIGTQARPEIEALVGHHVYLDLHVRTAKEWQRNPKMLNRLGF from the coding sequence ATGGATAACGTGAATTTTCCGGATTTGGAAGCGTTGGATGCCGCGGGCGACGAGGGGTCGCCAGACTTGGCGGCGGGGTCGGCGGGGCTGTTCACCCGCGACTGGCCCGAGGACTTTCGTGCCGGGTTCGCCGCCGTCATCGGGCGGCCCAACGTGGGCAAGTCCACCTTGATAAACGCGATGGTGGGGCGCAAGATTGCCATTACTTCGGCTCGACCCGAGACAACGCGCCGGGTGGTGCGCGGAATCGTGCATCGCCCCGACTTTCAGCTCATTTTGGTAGATACTCCCGGCATTCACCGGCCGCGCACCCTACTGGGGCAACGGCTGAACGACATGGTGGAGGACGCGTTTTCCGAAGTCGACGCAGCGGTCTTTTGCGTTCCCGCCGACCAACCCATCGGGCCAGGCGATCGGCGCATTGTGGACACCCAACTGAAAACCGCGCACTTCCCAGCTATTGCGGTCGTCACCAAAACTGACGTGGCCTCGCGCGAACAGGTCGCCGAGCAACTTATGGCCGTTTCGCAACTCTATGACTTTGCGGAAATCGTGCCGATTTCAGCCCGGCAAGGCACGCAGGTGCAAACGCTGATTGACCTGCTGGGCCAGCGCCTGCCACTGTCGCCGCCGCTGTACCCGCGCGACCAGGTTACCGATGAGGACGATACCGCCATGATTTCCGAGCTGATTCGGGAAGCCGCCCTGGAGAGCCTCAGCCAGGAATTGCCGCACTCTCTCGCGGTCCAAGTGGAAGAGATTATCAAGCAACCGGGGCGTTCCGGCAACGGGGAAATCTGGAAGATTCACGTCAACCTGTTTGTGGAACGCGATAGCCAAAAAGCCATCGTCATCGGGCGCAAAGGGTCTCGGCTCAAAGAAATCGGCACTCAGGCCCGCCCAGAGATTGAAGCCCTGGTGGGGCACCACGTGTACTTGGACCTGCATGTGCGCACTGCTAAAGAATGGCAGCGCAATCCAAAAATGCTGAACCGCCTGGGGTTCTGA
- the ilvD gene encoding dihydroxy-acid dehydratase: MTRKLNSATSTTGRNMAGARSLWRATGMNDDDFGKPIVAIANSFTEFVPGHIHLREVAKVVADAVREAGGVPREFNTIAIDDGIAMGHGGMLYSLPSREIITDSVEYMVRAHTADALVCISNCDKITPGMLNAALKLNIPTVFVSGGPMEAGKGIPAADIVGPSTGGRGNLITVMNATANDDIDDAELQRVEELSCPTCGSCSGMFTANSMNCLTEALGLALPGNGSTLATHVARRGLFARAGQLVVALAKRYYDDEDDSVLPRAIATREAFANAMSLDMAMGGSSNTVLHLLAAAQAAELDFTLADIAQIGRTVPTLAKVAPNHNDYHMEDVHRAGGVPALLGELDRAGLLNRNVHTVCYPDLATWLADWDVRGGTPSTEALELFHAAPGNKRTIHAFSSTARFDTLDTDAAAGCIRDVAHAYVAKGGLTVLRGNLAPDGAIVKAAGIDPELFHFEGRAIVMESQEEAVEKILDKTVQAGDVVVIRYEGPAGGPGMQEMLYPTSFLKGRGLGKTCALITDGRFSGGTSGISIGHISPEAAAGGLIGLIEDGDKIIIDVNREEITLDVPDDEIARRRAAMEASPHPWQPHRNREVSDALKLYGATALSADKGAARDVKGLLAKLGL; this comes from the coding sequence ATGACACGCAAACTCAACAGTGCAACGTCCACTACCGGGCGGAATATGGCGGGCGCCCGTTCCTTGTGGCGCGCCACCGGCATGAACGATGACGATTTTGGCAAGCCAATTGTTGCCATTGCGAACTCCTTTACTGAGTTTGTGCCCGGTCACATTCACTTGCGGGAGGTCGCGAAGGTCGTGGCTGACGCGGTGCGCGAGGCCGGAGGGGTGCCCCGCGAGTTCAACACGATTGCCATCGATGACGGGATCGCGATGGGTCACGGCGGCATGCTCTATTCCCTGCCCAGCCGTGAAATCATTACTGATTCGGTGGAATACATGGTGCGCGCCCACACCGCTGATGCCCTGGTGTGCATCTCTAACTGCGACAAAATCACTCCCGGAATGCTCAACGCCGCGTTGAAACTCAACATTCCCACCGTGTTTGTCTCGGGTGGCCCGATGGAGGCCGGCAAAGGCATTCCGGCCGCGGACATTGTTGGGCCGTCAACAGGGGGGCGGGGCAACCTCATTACGGTTATGAACGCTACCGCCAATGACGATATCGATGACGCGGAACTGCAGCGTGTCGAGGAGCTCTCCTGTCCGACCTGCGGATCTTGTTCGGGAATGTTCACCGCGAACTCGATGAACTGCCTGACCGAAGCGCTGGGGCTGGCGTTGCCGGGCAACGGCTCCACGCTGGCGACCCACGTGGCGCGGCGCGGGCTCTTTGCCCGAGCCGGTCAGCTGGTGGTGGCTCTGGCAAAGCGTTACTACGATGACGAGGATGACTCCGTGCTGCCGCGCGCCATTGCTACCCGGGAGGCTTTCGCTAACGCGATGAGCCTGGACATGGCGATGGGTGGTTCCTCGAACACGGTGCTGCACCTGCTGGCGGCCGCCCAGGCAGCCGAACTCGACTTTACACTGGCCGACATCGCCCAGATTGGACGCACCGTGCCGACCTTGGCAAAAGTCGCCCCCAACCACAATGACTATCACATGGAGGACGTCCACCGGGCCGGGGGAGTACCGGCGCTGCTGGGCGAACTCGACCGCGCCGGGCTGCTGAATCGAAATGTGCATACCGTGTGCTACCCCGACCTGGCCACTTGGCTGGCGGACTGGGACGTGCGCGGCGGCACACCCAGTACCGAGGCCCTCGAACTGTTTCATGCCGCGCCCGGCAATAAGCGCACCATCCACGCCTTTTCCTCCACCGCGCGCTTTGACACGCTGGATACGGACGCGGCGGCGGGCTGTATCCGTGACGTGGCCCACGCTTACGTGGCGAAAGGCGGGCTGACTGTGCTGCGCGGAAACCTGGCTCCTGACGGCGCTATCGTGAAAGCGGCGGGCATCGACCCCGAACTGTTCCACTTTGAAGGCCGCGCTATCGTGATGGAATCCCAGGAAGAAGCGGTGGAAAAAATCCTCGACAAGACCGTGCAGGCCGGGGACGTGGTCGTGATTCGCTACGAAGGACCCGCGGGCGGGCCGGGAATGCAAGAGATGCTCTATCCCACGTCTTTCCTGAAAGGCCGGGGCTTGGGCAAAACCTGCGCGCTCATTACTGATGGACGATTTTCCGGCGGCACTTCCGGGATTTCTATCGGTCACATTTCCCCCGAAGCGGCCGCGGGCGGGCTGATCGGCCTGATTGAGGACGGGGACAAAATCATCATCGATGTAAACCGCGAGGAAATCACCCTGGACGTGCCGGATGATGAAATCGCGCGACGTCGCGCGGCGATGGAGGCGAGCCCGCACCCCTGGCAGCCGCACCGCAACCGCGAAGTCTCCGATGCCCTGAAACTCTACGGCGCCACCGCCCTCTCAGCCGACAAAGGGGCAGCTCGTGACGTGAAAGGCCTCCTGGCGAAACTCGGGCTTTGA
- a CDS encoding DivIVA domain-containing protein, translating into MSEDAPQLLTSEDIFSAQFPATKFRDGYDQNQIDDYLDEVVRVLSYYEALNASPEAEVDLAYITVRGRDVREVDFDYTRMRVGYDQDAVDDYLDQVAATLEAYEKLYGIPPSDQRYQVLQVDGAALEAEAAEQAAASGELPSNSEPAGEETVTPIDLSSEAQFEAPAVENAPETADSAPSVPSTGGPEPATESEVRSSVLGTPTGSIPAVQPVSFEQAVFTDYEDGSPHNGDFGGDSSPVSPSFPPLNSPVSPVSQTQQTDSFPVEGGADQTFASEALPGVETPAEPVAEPGIEAAAAEATAGLSDEWGEVPQYPVDAQLPEGTDSTAAQPYPEAGYDPYQPYGYDAYGQPMTVNPADIQGNAEQYPGYPAEAGYASPYGMETPEGYGYDSQTEGENQSFIPEDTTMVMPVTPAAPMDAQSPDETPSEYLQGYEQAGYPQEYEASPAEAAPDYDSTFDADQEKSYDLDDSLGDDYPDEINLDDTPELPVEMTDAQADSAALQEDFYAPTAPEEAPAYPDSAEPGGYYSPESVPESTPQPYADFPQPPYAFPESPATAPLPYGMPEQPAAGSWQAPNPYQSEGLMPNKWGGTPASLPAEPPAVPPADQPVTPDFSAYEPVPDFSAPRPETPIEPATEQPQPMSEVSATPAEPAEPSPSTFQMPKLETVELGQTEPAPAEVNDLGSAATAYGIPGESRKAPLTDVVAPPLPTPGVGMDLGQIREKLEHEQAVSPAESEPKLADLPSVLMTPTRSNADFPPPETPTPATPSEPAQPDTASEHLSATRLEELAAQNTASVPDTTPDTPMVDTQSADGEAAKGQPAPIFPEDSNPRPMLQGEEPLAEVDPDGRFIPHFLAGYRSNLDTFTSVYGALDESGSRVKPASIAKLEAQQHRKSITTGYLVTVATSRPLGADDQVFVCLPDGREVPVTSASSDFDGVHLTIPKI; encoded by the coding sequence ATGAGCGAGGACGCCCCGCAATTGCTGACCAGTGAAGACATCTTTTCGGCTCAGTTCCCTGCGACAAAGTTCCGCGATGGGTATGACCAGAATCAGATAGACGACTACCTTGATGAAGTGGTTCGCGTCCTCTCATACTACGAAGCGCTGAATGCTTCGCCCGAGGCCGAGGTGGATTTGGCATATATTACGGTCCGCGGCCGGGACGTGCGCGAGGTCGACTTCGATTACACCCGAATGCGGGTGGGCTACGACCAAGACGCCGTGGACGACTACTTGGACCAGGTCGCCGCTACTTTGGAGGCTTACGAAAAGCTGTACGGCATCCCCCCTTCCGACCAGCGCTACCAGGTATTGCAGGTGGACGGGGCAGCGCTGGAAGCCGAGGCCGCCGAACAAGCCGCTGCCTCCGGCGAGCTACCCAGCAACTCCGAACCCGCTGGCGAGGAAACCGTAACCCCGATTGACCTTTCGTCAGAGGCTCAGTTTGAGGCTCCCGCTGTGGAAAACGCGCCGGAAACCGCTGATTCCGCGCCGTCGGTTCCTTCCACTGGCGGGCCTGAACCCGCCACTGAATCTGAGGTGCGTTCTTCCGTTTTGGGCACTCCTACCGGGTCGATTCCCGCTGTTCAGCCCGTTTCCTTTGAACAAGCGGTGTTCACCGATTATGAGGATGGTTCGCCTCATAACGGTGATTTTGGCGGGGATAGTTCCCCCGTTTCCCCCAGTTTTCCTCCACTCAACTCGCCGGTATCACCCGTGTCCCAGACTCAGCAGACGGATTCGTTCCCGGTCGAGGGCGGTGCTGATCAGACCTTTGCCAGTGAGGCGTTACCGGGTGTCGAGACTCCGGCAGAACCGGTCGCCGAACCGGGTATCGAAGCTGCTGCGGCCGAAGCCACTGCGGGACTGAGCGATGAATGGGGCGAAGTCCCGCAATATCCCGTGGACGCACAGCTGCCGGAAGGTACGGATTCGACCGCCGCTCAGCCGTATCCTGAGGCCGGATATGACCCTTACCAGCCCTATGGTTATGACGCTTATGGCCAGCCGATGACCGTAAACCCGGCGGATATTCAGGGAAATGCTGAGCAATATCCGGGTTATCCCGCCGAGGCCGGATACGCCTCGCCTTACGGCATGGAGACGCCGGAGGGCTATGGCTATGATTCTCAGACTGAGGGCGAAAACCAGTCGTTTATTCCCGAAGACACCACGATGGTCATGCCGGTCACTCCTGCCGCACCGATGGACGCCCAGAGTCCCGACGAAACCCCCTCCGAGTATCTTCAGGGCTATGAACAGGCAGGATACCCGCAAGAATACGAGGCTTCCCCAGCTGAGGCAGCTCCGGATTACGACTCGACCTTTGACGCTGACCAGGAAAAGTCCTACGACCTGGATGATTCTCTGGGCGATGATTATCCAGACGAAATCAACCTGGACGACACCCCTGAACTACCGGTCGAGATGACCGATGCCCAGGCTGATTCCGCGGCCTTGCAGGAGGATTTTTACGCTCCCACCGCCCCGGAAGAAGCACCGGCCTACCCCGATTCGGCAGAACCTGGCGGATACTATTCCCCGGAATCTGTCCCCGAGTCGACGCCTCAGCCCTACGCCGACTTCCCGCAACCCCCTTATGCGTTCCCGGAATCACCCGCAACTGCCCCGCTACCTTATGGAATGCCAGAGCAACCCGCAGCCGGCTCTTGGCAGGCGCCAAACCCCTACCAGTCAGAGGGCTTGATGCCAAACAAGTGGGGCGGCACACCGGCATCGCTGCCTGCCGAACCGCCAGCAGTCCCGCCGGCAGATCAGCCCGTCACCCCGGACTTTTCGGCGTACGAACCGGTACCGGACTTTTCGGCTCCTCGCCCTGAAACCCCGATAGAACCCGCAACGGAACAGCCTCAGCCGATGAGCGAGGTTTCCGCTACCCCGGCGGAACCTGCCGAGCCTAGCCCGTCGACTTTCCAGATGCCAAAGCTGGAGACGGTGGAACTGGGTCAGACCGAGCCGGCCCCCGCCGAAGTCAACGATTTAGGCAGCGCCGCAACTGCCTACGGCATCCCTGGTGAATCCCGAAAAGCTCCGCTGACTGACGTAGTGGCTCCCCCGCTGCCGACTCCCGGAGTGGGGATGGATTTGGGCCAAATTCGCGAAAAACTAGAACACGAACAGGCGGTCTCCCCGGCAGAATCCGAGCCAAAGCTGGCTGATTTGCCGAGTGTGCTGATGACGCCGACCCGGAGTAACGCGGATTTCCCGCCCCCCGAGACTCCCACCCCGGCCACGCCGAGCGAGCCGGCCCAGCCAGACACTGCTTCGGAGCATCTCTCAGCGACACGGCTGGAGGAACTGGCGGCTCAGAATACCGCGTCCGTTCCCGATACCACGCCGGACACCCCGATGGTTGATACCCAGTCCGCAGACGGTGAAGCTGCGAAGGGTCAGCCGGCTCCGATTTTCCCGGAGGATTCCAACCCGCGGCCCATGCTGCAGGGCGAGGAGCCTTTGGCTGAGGTCGATCCGGACGGGCGTTTCATCCCGCATTTCTTGGCTGGATACCGCTCGAATTTGGATACTTTCACTTCCGTGTACGGGGCTCTCGATGAGAGTGGCTCGCGGGTGAAACCGGCTTCGATTGCGAAACTCGAAGCCCAGCAGCACCGCAAGTCGATTACCACGGGATACCTGGTGACAGTAGCCACGTCACGGCCGCTAGGTGCGGACGATCAGGTATTCGTATGCCTTCCGGACGGACGTGAAGTCCCGGTGACCTCGGCTTCCTCTGACTTTGACGGTGTTCATTTGACCATTCCAAAAATTTGA
- a CDS encoding ribose-5-phosphate isomerase, whose translation MRVHIGTDHAGFELKQHLVTWLRDRGYEVVDHGPAAYDPNDDYPGFCIACAEGVMADSGSLGIVLGGSGNGEQIAANKVRGIRAALVWNEEIASLARLHNNANVISIGARQHSVEECERFVEVFLTTDFSGDERHQRRIGQLSDYDNQR comes from the coding sequence ATGCGCGTTCACATCGGTACAGACCATGCCGGCTTCGAATTGAAACAGCATTTGGTGACCTGGTTGCGGGATCGCGGCTATGAAGTCGTTGACCACGGACCTGCCGCCTATGACCCGAATGACGACTACCCGGGCTTTTGCATTGCCTGCGCTGAGGGCGTAATGGCAGATTCGGGCTCTTTGGGCATCGTGCTGGGCGGCTCGGGCAACGGCGAACAAATCGCCGCCAACAAGGTGCGCGGAATTCGCGCGGCACTGGTGTGGAACGAAGAAATCGCGAGCCTCGCCCGTCTGCACAACAATGCCAACGTGATTTCCATAGGCGCCCGCCAGCACTCCGTTGAGGAATGCGAACGTTTCGTGGAAGTGTTCCTGACCACGGACTTTTCCGGCGACGAACGCCATCAGCGCCGCATCGGCCAGCTCAGCGACTACGACAACCAGCGGTAG
- a CDS encoding DUF3516 domain-containing protein: protein MEALNQLLDDLEDRGALTDPVEVLLAFQEWAESTGRPLYPHQQEAAERLILEDKHLIAPTPTGSGKSLIGVAAILWSLARGGVSYYTAPLKALVSEKFFDLVDLFGAANVGMVTGDGSVNADAPIICATAEILANQALRWGDDLNVDTVVMDEFHYYADPERGWAWQAPLLTLTKTRFVLMSATLGDTSWFEKNLQEVTGREVAVLDSAKRPVPLEMSYAAEPLEKILQGLANQDRLPAYVVHPSQRAAVEEAERIASLDLRLGLDSDTAAQLKDQVNTVQFHSSFGKTLKPLLLKGIGIHHAGMLPRYRRLVEKLAQAGLLRVISGTDTLGVGINVPIRTVVMTSLVKFDGNKERHLNSREFHQVAGRAGRAGFDTVGYVVAQAPEWEIDNAIAIARADGNAKQLEKIKKKKAPEGRTSWTEGTFNRLAQSAPEAMVPRWKITHAMVLNTLQKPGDQAENLNTLVYHNHNVLRATGPAKDRNPFADTLQHILESLADSGVISAGQLAHGDSGESGSGSAGDKGRPQGGHWTLTADLPETFALNQDLAPFALDYLQAFTDHTGSPSADTPAAEGAFGDTLDVISVVESVLDDPNAILRAQERAAKDRVFAELKASGADYDERQNALERTTYPKPLSQELEAAFETYVKANPWARGYFISPKSIIREMVETGQTFQAFEASLKIEFSEGVLLRYLSDAWRALTQIVPEPLKTERFIEVLDWLNDTIDRVDSSLLDEWKFLENPELRKTANLDGTTSASGTDETELAFGERPDGTFDYRLNPAKLGTELHRELFSWLDMLGGDEFERLSAMETKLRSDQGGVSRPLAKIPPITESGWDKQLGAYWDAHDFMETVGEARHQRNFHVITQPTEADLPADVGISPEVISENLWLAELTIVDGDGDLDFGFYALLDPEASNEAFHPIWAPLGLWERL from the coding sequence ATGGAGGCCCTCAATCAACTGCTGGACGACCTGGAGGATCGCGGCGCGCTCACGGACCCTGTCGAAGTCCTGCTGGCGTTTCAGGAATGGGCCGAATCCACCGGTCGCCCGCTTTATCCGCACCAGCAGGAGGCTGCCGAGCGCCTGATTCTGGAGGATAAACACCTCATCGCGCCCACCCCCACCGGTTCGGGCAAGTCCCTGATAGGGGTGGCCGCGATTTTGTGGTCATTAGCCCGGGGCGGCGTTTCCTATTACACCGCACCGTTGAAGGCGCTGGTCAGCGAGAAGTTCTTTGACCTGGTGGACCTGTTTGGTGCCGCCAACGTGGGTATGGTCACCGGCGATGGTTCGGTCAACGCCGATGCACCGATTATCTGCGCCACGGCGGAAATCCTCGCGAATCAGGCGCTGCGCTGGGGAGATGACCTCAACGTCGATACCGTGGTGATGGACGAGTTTCACTACTATGCTGACCCGGAGCGTGGCTGGGCGTGGCAGGCTCCCCTGCTGACGCTGACGAAAACTCGGTTTGTGCTGATGAGCGCCACTTTGGGGGATACCTCGTGGTTTGAAAAGAACCTGCAGGAAGTCACCGGGCGCGAAGTCGCGGTCCTCGATTCCGCGAAACGTCCCGTGCCGCTGGAGATGTCCTACGCGGCTGAGCCGCTGGAGAAAATCCTGCAAGGACTGGCCAATCAGGACCGACTGCCGGCCTACGTGGTGCATCCCAGCCAACGCGCCGCGGTAGAAGAAGCCGAGCGAATCGCCAGCCTGGATTTGCGCCTGGGACTGGATTCCGACACTGCCGCCCAGCTAAAAGACCAGGTAAACACCGTACAGTTTCATTCTTCTTTTGGGAAAACCCTGAAACCGCTGCTGCTGAAGGGCATCGGGATTCACCACGCGGGAATGCTGCCCCGCTACCGCAGGCTCGTCGAAAAACTCGCTCAAGCGGGCCTGCTCCGGGTCATTTCCGGGACCGACACCCTCGGTGTCGGCATTAACGTCCCCATCCGCACCGTCGTCATGACCTCCCTGGTGAAGTTTGATGGAAACAAGGAACGTCACCTGAATTCTCGTGAGTTCCACCAGGTTGCCGGACGGGCGGGTCGCGCCGGGTTTGACACCGTGGGATACGTGGTGGCCCAAGCCCCGGAGTGGGAAATCGACAACGCTATCGCCATCGCCCGAGCGGACGGGAATGCGAAACAGCTTGAGAAAATCAAGAAAAAGAAAGCCCCGGAAGGCCGCACGTCCTGGACAGAAGGGACGTTCAACCGTCTGGCGCAAAGCGCTCCCGAAGCGATGGTGCCGCGGTGGAAGATCACTCACGCGATGGTCTTAAACACCTTGCAAAAGCCCGGCGACCAGGCCGAAAACCTCAACACTTTGGTGTACCACAACCACAACGTGCTACGCGCCACCGGACCGGCAAAAGACCGCAATCCCTTCGCCGACACCCTGCAGCACATCTTGGAATCCCTAGCGGATTCCGGGGTCATTTCCGCGGGTCAGCTCGCGCACGGCGACAGCGGCGAATCCGGTTCCGGCTCCGCTGGCGATAAGGGTCGTCCGCAGGGCGGGCACTGGACTTTGACGGCGGACCTGCCCGAGACTTTCGCCCTGAATCAAGACTTGGCGCCATTCGCCCTGGATTATTTGCAGGCGTTTACGGACCACACGGGTTCTCCCAGCGCGGATACGCCCGCTGCCGAGGGCGCGTTCGGGGACACTCTCGATGTTATTTCTGTGGTGGAGTCCGTTTTGGACGACCCCAACGCTATCTTGCGCGCCCAGGAACGCGCCGCGAAAGACCGGGTATTTGCGGAACTGAAAGCGAGCGGGGCGGACTATGACGAACGGCAAAATGCCTTGGAACGGACGACTTACCCTAAGCCTTTGAGCCAGGAGCTGGAGGCCGCTTTTGAGACCTACGTCAAGGCGAACCCGTGGGCACGCGGATACTTCATTTCCCCGAAATCCATCATCCGCGAGATGGTGGAAACCGGCCAGACGTTCCAGGCTTTCGAAGCCAGCCTGAAGATTGAGTTTTCCGAGGGAGTTTTGCTGCGCTACCTGTCCGATGCGTGGCGCGCACTGACCCAAATTGTGCCCGAACCGTTGAAAACCGAACGGTTTATCGAAGTGCTGGATTGGCTCAACGACACCATTGACCGAGTCGACTCGTCCCTGTTGGATGAATGGAAATTCCTGGAAAACCCGGAACTTCGCAAGACGGCAAACCTGGACGGCACCACCTCAGCTAGCGGGACGGACGAAACCGAGCTGGCTTTCGGCGAGCGCCCGGACGGAACTTTTGACTACCGCCTCAACCCCGCCAAACTTGGCACAGAACTGCACCGGGAGCTGTTCAGCTGGCTCGATATGCTGGGTGGCGATGAGTTCGAGCGGCTCAGTGCAATGGAAACAAAACTGCGCTCTGACCAGGGCGGAGTGTCCCGGCCGCTGGCGAAAATCCCCCCGATTACGGAATCCGGCTGGGACAAACAACTCGGCGCCTACTGGGATGCCCACGACTTTATGGAAACAGTCGGGGAGGCTCGCCACCAGCGCAATTTCCACGTCATTACCCAGCCCACCGAGGCTGACCTGCCGGCCGATGTCGGCATTTCGCCCGAGGTTATCTCGGAAAATCTGTGGCTGGCAGAGCTGACCATCGTTGACGGAGATGGCGACCTGGACTTTGGTTTTTATGCGCTGTTGGACCCTGAAGCCTCCAACGAGGCGTTTCACCCCATCTGGGCGCCGCTGGGGCTGTGGGAACGGCTCTGA
- a CDS encoding fumarylacetoacetate hydrolase family protein, translated as MRVIRFDKGDDTYGFGVMEDDNDRITVLAENPLYSPDKITPTGQILQLEDVRLVAPVIPASKVVCVGKNYLEHIREFGSAVPDAPILFIKPNTSVIGPGAPIVLPKWSNHVDHEVELGVVIKHVAKDIDPENWKDYVFGYTIGNDVSARDAQKADKQWTRAKSFDTACPLGPWITVNPDLDVQNLRIRSEVDGDVRQDDTTANMMHPVGELVTYISQAMTLLPGDVILTGTPAGVGPLTDGCTVTCEIEGLGQLSNPVRR; from the coding sequence ATGCGAGTTATACGTTTTGATAAAGGCGACGATACCTACGGTTTTGGTGTGATGGAGGACGACAACGATCGGATTACTGTCTTGGCTGAAAACCCCCTGTACAGCCCTGACAAAATCACTCCGACCGGCCAGATCCTGCAGCTGGAGGACGTGCGCCTGGTCGCCCCGGTCATTCCCGCCTCGAAAGTCGTGTGCGTGGGGAAAAACTACCTGGAACATATCCGCGAATTCGGCTCGGCGGTGCCTGATGCCCCGATTCTGTTCATCAAACCCAATACCTCGGTGATTGGCCCTGGCGCTCCGATTGTCCTGCCGAAGTGGTCCAACCATGTCGATCATGAAGTCGAACTCGGCGTGGTCATCAAGCATGTCGCGAAGGACATTGATCCCGAAAACTGGAAAGATTACGTGTTTGGCTACACCATCGGCAATGATGTCTCCGCTCGCGATGCCCAAAAAGCTGACAAACAGTGGACACGCGCCAAAAGCTTCGACACCGCTTGCCCGCTCGGACCGTGGATTACCGTGAACCCTGACCTCGATGTGCAAAACCTCCGCATCCGCAGCGAAGTGGACGGTGATGTCCGCCAAGACGACACGACCGCCAATATGATGCACCCGGTAGGCGAACTGGTGACGTACATTTCCCAAGCCATGACCCTGCTGCCCGGCGACGTCATCCTCACCGGCACCCCTGCCGGTGTTGGCCCGCTCACCGATGGCTGCACTGTGACCTGCGAAATCGAGGGCTTGGGACAACTGAGCAACCCGGTGCGCCGCTGA